The Acinetobacter sp. SAAs474 DNA window TCATGATTTTTATGTTATTTGGTACCTATAAATGGTTTGACTTTGAGGTAAGAGCATTAGAACCGATTATCTCAAACTCATGGTTAAATATCTTATATACTGGATTGGGTATGCATGGTGCCAGCTATCTGCTCGGTATCGTTGAAACCATTGCATTTATTGCCTTAATTATTGGATATATGAGACCCAAAGTCGGAATTTTAGGTGATATTCTGATTATTATTACCGGAGTAACCACCTTAAGCCTGCTACCACAATTAGGTAAAATCGACAGCTTTATTTTTAAAGATATTTTACTGATTGGTGCAGGATTAGTACTGCTTAAATATGATTTAAAAAGATCTGGCCTTGTCCACTCACCCTCTCATACACATTAAATCAAGGAGAATTCAGATTTCTACATACGATAAAATCTTAGATGTTGCGAATATTTATATTCAAAAGTTTGGTTTTGAGGGATTTAGTTATTCTGATCTCGCACAAGAACTGGGGATCAAAAAAGCCAGTATCCACTATCATTTTCCCAATAAAATGGATTTGGGTCTGGCCTATTGTCAACTCAAACGAGAGGCACTGATACAACTTGATCAACGCATGTCATCTCACACCACTATTCAAGAAAAAATATCAGATTATTTGGCTGCATTTGCGATCTGTGCTGAACAAAATATGATGTGTGGAATCTATGCCATGTCGAGTGATAGTGCTTTATTTAGTCCAGTACTACAAGATCAAATTAATGATGTGGTACAAACTGAACTCAACTTACTTGAAAAGGCCTTTAGTGAAACACAAGCTACATTGCCCTGCCCACTAAACCATTTAGAACCGAAGGCACTGGCGGTGATGGTCAACTCTACGGTTAAAGGTGCACTGATGTTAAATCGGATGTTTAAAGATCCTCAGCAATATACACAAACCACTACAGCATTACTAAAAATGCTCGGTTAATGCTCAATGGACATGACATTATCAGCTATTAAAAAAAGGCTGCCTTATAAAAAGACAGCCTTTTTTAATTGAAACATGTATCTCGGCAGATCAAAATTTTCAGTGATCGACCAAGAACAAGATAAAATTACTGATCCTGTTGCTGATCATCTGTTGGAGGTAAATCCTTGACAGCTTCTGCAATCAGACCAAACATATAGTTACCATATGCATTGGTTTTATCATAATGAAAACGTAAACGTGGTGTAATCCGCGTCTTAATACGACGACTCAGTTCATGGCGCAAGAAACCAGATGCTTTATTTAACACCTCTAAAGTTTCTTTATTAGCTACTTCACTTTGTTCATCACCCAATTCACGTCCCATTACAGTGACATAAACTTCAGCATAACCTAAGTCTGGGCTTACTTTCACGGC harbors:
- a CDS encoding DUF417 family protein, with the protein product MNKLLYKFTNSNIDIGILRFGVIMIFMLFGTYKWFDFEVRALEPIISNSWLNILYTGLGMHGASYLLGIVETIAFIALIIGYMRPKVGILGDILIIITGVTTLSLLPQLGKIDSFIFKDILLIGAGLVLLKYDLKRSGLVHSPSHTH
- a CDS encoding ribosome-binding factor A, translated to MAGSQRLKRMADSVQRELSELIRQELKDPRLGGLVTISAVKVSPDLGYAEVYVTVMGRELGDEQSEVANKETLEVLNKASGFLRHELSRRIKTRITPRLRFHYDKTNAYGNYMFGLIAEAVKDLPPTDDQQQDQ
- a CDS encoding TetR/AcrR family transcriptional regulator, with translation MSTHPLIHIKSRRIQISTYDKILDVANIYIQKFGFEGFSYSDLAQELGIKKASIHYHFPNKMDLGLAYCQLKREALIQLDQRMSSHTTIQEKISDYLAAFAICAEQNMMCGIYAMSSDSALFSPVLQDQINDVVQTELNLLEKAFSETQATLPCPLNHLEPKALAVMVNSTVKGALMLNRMFKDPQQYTQTTTALLKMLG